In Desulfotignum phosphitoxidans DSM 13687, a single window of DNA contains:
- a CDS encoding AMP-binding protein: protein MKELYQELIHINQMADDSRKEDKAKAFFNTLNQMPIPDHFNWAGQIFEDFHVKEYPDKTALIWHDIHTGDIRSFTYLALMQKANQLVNFLTKNGVGHKQNMYMMAPVVPEMWFAGLACIKAGIVAVPTATTMTSREMEYRFETYPPDVVLADEASAEFIDQAAEQTGIHPKIKLVLGTREGWTGFDEIFRQSTEAAAAPTRSDDILFCFFTSGTTGLPKRVGHTAVSYPLGHLSTSVIIGVRPDDIHHNLSAPGWAKWSWSSFFVPFNVGATVTAFSFAALDPGQYLKALETHHVTTFCAPPTAWRMFVNSDLSAVRLAGLRQSVSAGEPLNPDVINRWEKYTGTRIRDFYGQTESTAMIGNPPWMVDKMRSGSFGIPSSMYDVALADDEGNEITTPDTVGHIVVKLNRWRGIGLFSEYIGNPEKMSSVFVDHFYYTGDRASFDADGYWWFVGRADDVIKSSDFRIGPFEVESALIEHPAVAEAAVVGAPDPQRYQLVKAYVILNSGIEGNRELALELFKHTTNILAKFKIPRIIEFVTEVPKTISGKIRRIELREMTASKSDPAGSGHFKEYFYWDFPELSSKNRK from the coding sequence ATGAAAGAACTTTATCAGGAATTGATCCATATCAACCAGATGGCGGATGATTCCCGGAAAGAAGACAAGGCAAAAGCCTTTTTCAACACCTTGAACCAGATGCCGATTCCGGATCATTTCAACTGGGCGGGACAGATTTTTGAGGATTTTCACGTCAAAGAATATCCTGATAAAACTGCGTTGATCTGGCATGATATCCATACCGGTGACATCCGGTCATTCACCTATCTGGCATTGATGCAGAAAGCCAACCAGCTGGTGAATTTTCTGACAAAAAACGGGGTGGGTCACAAACAGAACATGTATATGATGGCACCGGTTGTCCCTGAAATGTGGTTTGCCGGCCTTGCCTGCATCAAAGCCGGTATCGTGGCGGTTCCCACAGCCACGACCATGACTTCCCGGGAAATGGAGTACCGGTTTGAAACCTACCCGCCGGATGTGGTGCTGGCCGATGAAGCCAGTGCCGAATTTATCGATCAGGCGGCCGAACAGACCGGTATCCATCCCAAAATCAAGCTGGTGCTGGGCACCAGAGAAGGGTGGACCGGATTTGATGAGATTTTCCGGCAATCCACGGAAGCTGCCGCCGCACCCACCCGGTCCGATGACATTCTGTTCTGCTTTTTCACCTCCGGCACCACCGGACTTCCCAAACGTGTGGGACATACGGCAGTTTCCTATCCCCTGGGCCATCTGTCCACCAGTGTCATCATCGGTGTCAGGCCCGACGACATCCATCATAACCTGAGTGCGCCCGGCTGGGCTAAATGGTCCTGGTCTTCTTTTTTTGTGCCCTTTAATGTGGGGGCCACCGTGACGGCGTTTTCCTTTGCAGCCCTGGATCCGGGACAGTATCTCAAGGCACTGGAAACCCATCATGTCACCACGTTCTGCGCCCCGCCCACGGCCTGGCGGATGTTTGTGAATTCAGATCTGTCTGCAGTCCGGTTGGCCGGACTGCGTCAGTCTGTATCTGCGGGCGAGCCGTTGAACCCGGATGTGATCAACCGGTGGGAAAAATATACCGGCACCCGGATCCGGGATTTTTATGGACAGACCGAATCCACGGCCATGATCGGCAACCCGCCCTGGATGGTCGATAAAATGCGGTCCGGATCATTCGGAATCCCGTCTTCCATGTATGATGTGGCCCTGGCCGATGATGAAGGCAACGAGATCACCACCCCGGATACGGTGGGACATATTGTGGTCAAGCTGAACCGGTGGCGGGGCATCGGCCTGTTTTCTGAATATATCGGAAATCCCGAGAAAATGAGTTCCGTGTTTGTGGATCATTTTTATTACACCGGAGACCGGGCGTCATTTGATGCGGATGGGTATTGGTGGTTTGTGGGAAGGGCGGATGACGTGATCAAATCCTCGGATTTTCGTATCGGTCCCTTTGAGGTGGAAAGCGCCCTGATCGAGCATCCGGCCGTAGCGGAAGCCGCGGTGGTGGGTGCACCGGATCCCCAGAGATACCAGCTTGTCAAGGCATATGTGATTTTAAATTCAGGCATTGAGGGAAACCGGGAACTTGCGCTGGAGCTGTTCAAGCATACCACGAATATTCTGGCAAAATTCAAGATCCCCAGAATCATCGAGTTTGTGACGGAAGTGCCCAAAACCATATCCGGCAAAATCCGGCGCATTGAGCTGCGGGAAATGACTGCTTCCAAATCAGACCCGGCCGGGTCCGGTCATTTCAAGGAATACTTTTACTGGGACTTTCCGGAGTTGAGTTCCAAAAACAGGAAATAG
- a CDS encoding tRNA dihydrouridine synthase, with protein sequence MTANDFTLILAPLQGFTDVTFRNVYARHFSGVDEALAPFISTMRHQRLKPSRIKDVDPQHNLALPVVPQILGNVADDFIFLARHLADMGHTQVNWNLGCPHSKIAKKMRGSGLLMFPETIDALLETILGQIPVPLSVKIRLGRQNKEEIHDLIRVLNRHPLDHVILHPRTGVQMYRGKADLDAFAAAMNACVHPFVYNGDITDTPFFSMVRQRFPGICRFMIGRGILANPFLPEEIKGISSDPEQRPARLKKFHDDLVSAYAGRFSGPGHLTGRMKGFWHYLGPSFKHHKAPLKKILRSPCFEAYSAHVADFFDSDPQWGS encoded by the coding sequence ATGACAGCCAATGATTTCACCCTGATACTGGCACCGCTTCAGGGATTTACAGATGTCACGTTCAGAAATGTATATGCCAGGCATTTTTCCGGGGTGGATGAAGCCCTGGCCCCGTTTATCTCCACCATGAGGCACCAGCGTCTCAAACCTTCCCGGATTAAGGATGTGGATCCGCAACACAATCTGGCCCTTCCGGTCGTTCCCCAGATCCTGGGCAATGTGGCAGACGATTTTATATTTCTGGCCCGGCACTTGGCTGACATGGGGCATACCCAGGTCAACTGGAATCTGGGATGTCCCCATTCCAAAATCGCCAAAAAAATGCGCGGTTCCGGTCTTTTGATGTTTCCTGAAACCATTGACGCGCTTCTGGAAACCATCCTTGGGCAGATTCCGGTACCGCTGTCCGTGAAGATCCGTTTAGGCCGGCAGAACAAAGAAGAGATCCATGACCTGATCCGGGTTTTGAACCGCCACCCGCTGGATCATGTGATTCTCCACCCCCGCACCGGGGTCCAGATGTACCGGGGGAAGGCGGATCTTGATGCGTTTGCGGCGGCCATGAACGCCTGTGTTCACCCCTTTGTGTATAACGGGGATATAACGGACACCCCCTTTTTTTCAATGGTGAGACAGCGGTTTCCCGGTATTTGCCGGTTCATGATCGGCAGAGGCATTCTGGCCAATCCGTTTCTGCCCGAAGAGATCAAGGGCATTTCATCGGATCCGGAACAGCGCCCGGCACGGCTGAAAAAATTTCACGATGACCTGGTGTCTGCCTATGCCGGCCGGTTTTCCGGTCCCGGCCATCTGACCGGCCGCATGAAAGGATTCTGGCATTATCTGGGTCCGTCATTCAAACACCACAAAGCCCCGTTGAAAAAAATTTTGAGATCCCCTTGTTTTGAGGCTTACTCAGCTCATGTGGCGGATTTTTTTGACTCAGACCCGCAATGGGGTTCCTGA
- a CDS encoding oxidoreductase has translation MKDPLFEPITINTLTLENRIYLPAMHLGMGVDYEVTDAIIDFYTHRARGGAGLICAGFATVDEWSGNTQNIGAHEDRFMPGLSRLASAIQDNGAKGAVQLNHAGRYNFSFFLEGRQPKAPSPVASRLTKEVPKEMTTQEIEQTIERFAQAALRVKNAGFDAVEILSGTGYLISEFLSPLTNHRTDEYGGSLENRMRFGLQVTDAVRHAVGPGFPLIVRMNGNDFMPGGNTRAELKTYAQSLSKTGVDALCINVGWHEARVPQITAQVPEGAYSYLAAGIKEQVNIPVIASHRISDPDTARDLLAKGYCDMVAMGRSLIADPMLPRKAKQGREKEIVHCVACAQGCFDNLFKLKSVECLCNPLAGHETDRTIEKTGSPGKILVAGAGPAGMMAALTAHRRGHRIVVYERAHRPGGQLYLAAAPPGRDLFARLAKDLETQMAAEKIPVILNTELDSQTIAKENPDAVILATGAKPALPDISGMDLPHVVQAWDVLTNKVRTGGRVAVVGGNAVGVETALFLSEQGTLPADVLKFLLINRAEDPETLCKMAVTGTAKITLVEMTDHIGKDIGKSTRWGMLQDLGRAGIETLSHATVTRITPEGLMYEQEGKTKTLVVDTVVVAAGSVPYNPLETLVKQTGIPCEVVGDAACVGTAFDAIHQGFAAGSRV, from the coding sequence ATGAAAGACCCCTTGTTTGAGCCCATTACCATAAACACCCTGACTTTAGAGAACCGGATCTATCTGCCGGCCATGCATCTGGGCATGGGGGTGGACTATGAAGTAACGGATGCGATAATCGATTTTTACACCCACCGGGCCAGAGGCGGGGCCGGCCTGATCTGTGCGGGATTTGCCACAGTGGATGAATGGTCCGGCAACACCCAGAATATCGGGGCTCATGAAGACCGGTTCATGCCTGGATTGTCCCGTCTGGCATCGGCCATTCAGGACAACGGGGCCAAAGGGGCGGTACAGCTCAATCACGCGGGACGGTACAATTTTTCATTTTTTCTGGAGGGACGGCAGCCAAAGGCACCGTCTCCGGTCGCTTCCCGTCTGACAAAAGAAGTGCCCAAAGAAATGACGACCCAGGAGATCGAACAGACCATCGAGCGGTTTGCCCAGGCGGCATTGCGGGTGAAAAACGCCGGGTTTGACGCGGTGGAGATTTTGAGCGGCACCGGATATCTGATCAGTGAGTTTCTGTCTCCTTTAACCAATCATCGCACCGATGAATATGGCGGCAGTCTGGAAAACCGGATGCGGTTCGGCCTTCAGGTGACGGATGCGGTGCGGCATGCGGTGGGGCCTGGTTTCCCTTTGATTGTGCGTATGAACGGCAATGATTTCATGCCCGGCGGCAACACCCGGGCAGAACTCAAAACCTATGCACAATCTTTGTCAAAAACAGGGGTGGATGCCCTGTGTATCAATGTGGGATGGCATGAGGCCCGGGTGCCCCAGATCACGGCCCAGGTGCCGGAAGGCGCATATTCCTATCTGGCCGCCGGTATCAAGGAACAGGTAAATATTCCTGTGATCGCCTCCCACCGCATCAGTGATCCGGATACTGCCAGGGATCTTCTGGCAAAAGGGTATTGTGATATGGTGGCCATGGGAAGAAGTCTGATCGCGGATCCCATGCTGCCCCGAAAAGCGAAACAGGGCCGGGAAAAAGAGATTGTCCATTGCGTGGCCTGTGCCCAGGGATGTTTTGATAACCTGTTCAAACTCAAATCCGTGGAATGTCTTTGCAATCCTTTGGCCGGCCATGAAACCGACCGGACAATTGAAAAAACCGGTTCTCCCGGAAAAATTCTGGTGGCCGGTGCCGGACCTGCCGGTATGATGGCGGCGTTGACCGCCCACCGCCGGGGGCACCGGATCGTGGTGTATGAACGGGCCCACCGTCCGGGGGGTCAGTTATATCTGGCTGCAGCGCCGCCGGGCCGAGATCTGTTCGCCCGGCTGGCCAAAGACCTGGAAACCCAGATGGCTGCCGAAAAAATTCCGGTGATTCTCAATACTGAGCTGGATTCACAAACGATTGCCAAAGAAAATCCGGATGCCGTGATCCTGGCCACAGGGGCGAAACCGGCCCTACCAGATATCTCTGGCATGGATCTGCCCCATGTGGTCCAGGCCTGGGATGTGTTGACAAACAAAGTCCGGACCGGCGGTCGCGTGGCGGTGGTGGGCGGCAATGCCGTGGGAGTTGAAACCGCCCTGTTTCTGTCGGAACAGGGAACCCTGCCGGCAGATGTGCTGAAGTTTCTGCTGATCAACCGGGCCGAAGATCCGGAAACCCTGTGTAAGATGGCAGTGACCGGCACTGCAAAAATCACCCTGGTTGAAATGACGGATCATATCGGCAAAGATATCGGTAAATCCACCCGGTGGGGCATGCTTCAGGATCTTGGCCGGGCCGGGATTGAAACACTCTCTCATGCAACGGTGACCCGGATCACGCCGGAAGGGTTGATGTATGAGCAAGAAGGCAAGACAAAGACGCTGGTTGTGGATACTGTGGTGGTGGCGGCCGGGTCCGTGCCTTACAATCCCCTTGAAACGTTGGTGAAACAAACCGGTATCCCCTGTGAGGTGGTTGGCGATGCCGCCTGCGTGGGAACGGCATTTGATGCCATTCACCAGGGATTTGCCGCCGGCAGCCGGGTGTGA
- a CDS encoding universal stress protein, which produces MTRKVQNILFASDLSVDMKPVFEQAVTMATYTGANLIVLHVMEEASPSAQRQVKMAFGENLYKEIRAKHKSGAQDLLIGKNVDALRIRQAIAGFFEDHEKVSADAVSPIKKILVAESHSIADEIVSSAVDEDCAFIVMGCRQQGLVAQAMGDKLVRKVLKRSSVPVFVVPRDRE; this is translated from the coding sequence ATGACCAGAAAAGTCCAGAATATTCTTTTTGCCTCCGACCTGTCCGTGGACATGAAACCGGTTTTTGAACAAGCCGTTACCATGGCCACCTACACCGGCGCCAACCTGATCGTTCTTCACGTGATGGAAGAAGCCAGCCCGTCTGCTCAACGACAGGTGAAAATGGCATTTGGTGAAAACCTTTACAAAGAAATCAGAGCCAAGCACAAATCCGGTGCCCAGGATCTTCTGATCGGCAAAAATGTGGATGCCTTGAGGATCCGCCAGGCCATTGCCGGATTTTTTGAAGACCATGAAAAAGTGTCGGCCGATGCGGTCTCTCCCATCAAAAAAATTCTGGTGGCAGAAAGCCATTCCATTGCCGATGAAATTGTTTCCTCTGCCGTGGACGAAGACTGTGCGTTCATCGTCATGGGGTGCAGACAACAAGGACTGGTGGCACAAGCCATGGGAGACAAACTGGTTCGCAAAGTATTGAAACGGTCCTCTGTGCCCGTGTTCGTGGTTCCCCGGGACAGGGAATAA
- a CDS encoding MFS transporter produces MGVGNKKWQVFMLVGVSIFMSTLDSSIVNVALPYIMEDLSSDVRTVQWVVVVYLLTVSSLLLTFGRLSDIRGRRQIYVIGFLVFTVGSFVCGQAWTSGMLVSARILQGIGASMLMACSPALVVDAFPQTERGKALGMMGAVVAAGLTLGPLAGGMILAWFSWRLIFYINIPIGVMAVLAGILVLKDLPGGKGSREPLDKTGSFLLILFLCSLIVTLVRLPDWGVVSLKTGMGLVTAIISGWWFAMNETNTAYPLLDLGLMKIRLFILPLISTAILFASLFLLVFMMPFYLTYPGGFTASKTGVIMIVPFLFLLIISPISGMLADRLGSRLLCTLGMTFMCLSLFFLIFLSPQQGIFAIVWRMALAGIGTAVFVSPNNTAIMGSVPVHQRGIASGATATARTLGMVLGVALAGTIFSAFLTFQGEGMDSYIPAMAPAFMEGFRHVMAAGTILAAIGIAVTFSRGNEKMKKTGQI; encoded by the coding sequence ATGGGAGTTGGGAATAAAAAATGGCAGGTGTTCATGCTGGTGGGGGTTTCGATTTTCATGTCCACCCTGGACTCCAGTATTGTGAATGTGGCATTGCCTTATATTATGGAAGATCTGTCTTCTGATGTGAGAACCGTGCAATGGGTGGTGGTGGTGTATCTGCTTACCGTGTCTTCCCTGCTGCTGACATTCGGCAGACTGTCGGACATCCGGGGGCGCCGCCAGATTTATGTGATCGGGTTTCTGGTATTCACGGTGGGATCGTTTGTGTGCGGGCAGGCATGGACATCCGGAATGCTGGTGAGCGCCAGGATCCTTCAGGGGATCGGTGCATCCATGCTCATGGCCTGTTCTCCGGCCCTGGTGGTGGATGCCTTTCCCCAGACAGAACGGGGAAAAGCACTGGGTATGATGGGGGCGGTGGTGGCCGCAGGTCTGACACTGGGGCCTCTGGCCGGCGGGATGATACTGGCCTGGTTTTCTTGGCGCTTGATTTTTTATATCAATATTCCCATCGGGGTGATGGCGGTGCTCGCCGGTATTCTGGTGCTCAAGGATCTGCCCGGTGGTAAGGGAAGCCGGGAGCCTCTGGACAAAACCGGGAGTTTTTTGCTGATTTTGTTTTTGTGCAGCCTGATTGTGACCCTGGTAAGGCTTCCGGACTGGGGCGTGGTGTCTTTGAAAACCGGGATGGGATTGGTGACCGCCATCATCAGTGGATGGTGGTTTGCCATGAATGAAACAAACACCGCCTATCCGCTGCTGGATCTGGGATTGATGAAGATCCGGCTGTTCATTCTCCCTCTGATATCAACGGCCATTCTTTTTGCCAGTTTGTTTCTCCTGGTTTTCATGATGCCGTTCTATCTCACGTATCCCGGTGGATTTACCGCCTCAAAAACCGGGGTTATCATGATTGTTCCATTCTTGTTTTTATTGATCATTTCGCCCATATCCGGGATGCTGGCGGATCGGCTCGGATCCCGGCTTTTGTGTACGCTGGGCATGACATTCATGTGCCTGTCTTTGTTTTTTCTGATTTTTCTGTCTCCACAACAGGGGATATTTGCCATTGTCTGGCGCATGGCTCTGGCGGGTATCGGTACGGCGGTGTTTGTATCTCCCAACAATACCGCCATTATGGGATCGGTGCCCGTGCATCAGCGGGGTATTGCCTCGGGCGCAACAGCCACAGCCAGAACCCTGGGCATGGTTTTGGGGGTGGCGCTGGCCGGAACGATATTTTCAGCTTTTCTGACGTTTCAAGGAGAGGGCATGGACAGTTACATTCCTGCCATGGCACCGGCATTCATGGAAGGATTCAGGCATGTGATGGCAGCCGGTACGATCCTGGCTGCCATCGGCATTGCAGTGACATTTTCCCGGGGAAACGAGAAAATGAAAAAAACGGGTCAGATCTGA
- the dusB gene encoding tRNA dihydrouridine synthase DusB, whose product MTRQPTDSVSAAGMPSGSPALKIGPLHIQGKTLLAPLAGITNLPFRCLIKECGAGVVCSEMISAKGLFYNSEKTLALLATCPKERPLSVQIFGAEPDIMARAAAEISQMGIADILDINFGCSVKKVLKQGAGAALMNHLPMSQKILEAVRRATPLPLTIKIRSGWDASGSQAFALADMAEKEGVDAVVFHPRTATQGFKGHADWDLIRRIKQQTALPVIGNGDILTPSDALTMLNQTGCDAVMIGRGAMTNPFLLGQVEALITQGISLPVTVSDIFRKMVRLIQLYVSHFGETTACRMLRGRLPWFVKGMPGCTEIRKLLSRITSSEQAIELIQNYEYRLSL is encoded by the coding sequence ATGACCCGACAACCGACTGACAGTGTCTCCGCAGCAGGAATGCCATCCGGTTCTCCGGCATTGAAAATCGGACCGTTACACATTCAGGGGAAAACCTTACTGGCACCTCTGGCCGGCATCACCAATCTGCCGTTTCGATGCCTGATCAAAGAGTGCGGCGCCGGGGTGGTGTGTTCGGAAATGATCAGTGCCAAAGGTCTTTTTTACAATTCGGAAAAAACCCTTGCTCTGCTGGCAACCTGCCCAAAAGAGCGGCCATTGTCCGTTCAGATTTTCGGGGCCGAACCCGACATCATGGCCCGGGCTGCCGCAGAGATCAGCCAAATGGGAATCGCAGACATCCTTGACATCAATTTCGGGTGCAGTGTCAAAAAAGTGCTCAAGCAAGGGGCCGGAGCCGCTTTGATGAACCATCTGCCCATGAGTCAAAAAATCCTTGAAGCAGTCCGGCGGGCCACACCTCTGCCTTTAACCATAAAAATCCGATCCGGATGGGATGCTTCCGGTTCCCAGGCATTTGCCCTGGCTGACATGGCTGAAAAAGAAGGGGTGGATGCGGTTGTCTTTCATCCCCGCACTGCCACACAGGGCTTCAAAGGCCATGCCGACTGGGACCTGATCCGGCGAATAAAACAACAAACCGCTTTGCCGGTGATCGGCAACGGCGATATCCTTACCCCATCAGATGCATTAACCATGCTGAACCAGACCGGGTGTGACGCCGTCATGATCGGCCGGGGCGCCATGACCAATCCGTTTCTTCTCGGGCAGGTGGAAGCGCTGATCACACAAGGTATCAGCCTTCCGGTCACTGTGTCGGATATCTTCAGAAAAATGGTGCGGCTCATCCAGTTGTATGTCAGCCATTTTGGAGAGACAACCGCCTGCCGCATGCTTCGGGGCCGGCTTCCCTGGTTCGTCAAAGGGATGCCCGGATGTACTGAAATCCGAAAATTACTGTCCCGGATAACGTCCAGCGAACAAGCCATTGAACTGATCCAAAATTATGAATATCGCCTCAGTTTGTAA
- a CDS encoding HNH endonuclease — translation MEPDFFMDDTRLKKERAKARKIRNSQWWKRKRANGICHYCGLKFLPAELTMDHLIPLVRGGRSEKFNLVPCCKNCNSQKQQMLPWEWDVYLDRLKP, via the coding sequence ATGGAACCGGATTTTTTCATGGATGATACCCGGTTAAAAAAAGAACGGGCCAAAGCCAGAAAAATCAGAAACAGTCAATGGTGGAAACGCAAACGTGCCAACGGTATCTGTCATTATTGCGGACTAAAATTTCTGCCGGCAGAGTTGACCATGGATCATCTGATCCCGCTGGTTCGGGGAGGGCGGTCGGAAAAGTTCAATCTGGTCCCCTGTTGTAAAAACTGTAATTCCCAGAAACAGCAGATGCTGCCCTGGGAATGGGATGTGTATTTAGACCGGCTCAAGCCGTAA
- the era gene encoding GTPase Era, with protein MQKEFRSGFAAIIGAPNAGKSTLLNQVLGQKISITSKKPQTTRDRILGIINRPESQIVFVDTPGIHKSGTLLNQRIVDQALQAVEDVDLVLFMVDAASCNHAAENMIVARLKQVRKPVLLVLNKIDVAGKQTVFERTKAMTPVFEFAAVVPISARQNIQVDRLMDEVENHLPAGPRLFPEDTFTDVTEKFLVKEIIREKVFRLTGMEIPYSSAVTVDAFEVEKNLIVIHASIHVVRDSQKGIIIGKKGAMLSAIGTRARKDIEKMLGKKVLLKLFVKVTKDWVSNQRILNEFGY; from the coding sequence ATGCAAAAAGAATTCCGGTCCGGTTTTGCAGCCATTATCGGTGCGCCCAATGCCGGAAAATCCACGTTATTGAATCAGGTGCTGGGGCAGAAAATTTCCATCACCTCCAAAAAACCCCAGACCACCCGGGATCGGATTCTGGGTATTATAAACCGTCCTGAATCCCAGATTGTGTTTGTGGACACACCGGGCATTCACAAAAGCGGTACCCTGCTCAATCAGCGGATCGTGGATCAGGCATTGCAGGCGGTGGAAGATGTGGATCTGGTATTGTTCATGGTGGATGCGGCCTCGTGTAATCATGCGGCTGAAAATATGATTGTCGCCCGGCTCAAGCAGGTTCGAAAACCCGTGCTTCTGGTTTTAAACAAGATCGATGTGGCTGGAAAGCAAACCGTGTTTGAACGGACGAAAGCCATGACGCCGGTGTTTGAATTTGCGGCAGTGGTTCCCATCTCCGCCCGGCAGAACATTCAGGTGGACCGGTTGATGGATGAAGTGGAAAATCATCTTCCAGCAGGCCCCCGGCTGTTTCCGGAAGATACTTTCACCGATGTCACGGAAAAATTTCTGGTCAAAGAGATCATCAGGGAAAAGGTGTTCCGGCTCACCGGCATGGAAATTCCCTATTCATCTGCAGTGACCGTGGACGCCTTTGAAGTGGAAAAAAACCTTATTGTGATTCATGCCAGTATCCATGTGGTACGAGATTCCCAGAAAGGAATCATTATCGGAAAAAAAGGGGCCATGCTGTCTGCCATCGGTACCCGGGCCAGAAAAGATATCGAAAAAATGCTGGGGAAAAAAGTGCTGCTCAAGCTGTTTGTGAAAGTCACCAAAGACTGGGTGAGCAATCAGCGAATACTCAACGAATTCGGGTATTGA
- the yihA gene encoding ribosome biogenesis GTP-binding protein YihA/YsxC, whose protein sequence is MKIRDVQFVKSAVKPDQYPEYTVPEIAFAGRSNVGKSSMINTLIQRKDLVKTSSRPGCTQLINFFLINDDLSFVDLPGYGYAKVSKKIRAAWQPMVETYLSNRPNLLGLVLIIDIRRDPQEEERNLAQWLISNHMPFLVVLTKADKLSKTQQQKRAAAISSQMNRNTSEVILFSAKTRVGREIILDEIANLITWYEPGEEETD, encoded by the coding sequence ATGAAGATCCGTGACGTCCAGTTTGTGAAAAGTGCGGTAAAGCCGGATCAGTATCCAGAGTATACAGTGCCTGAAATCGCATTTGCCGGACGGTCCAATGTGGGGAAAAGTTCCATGATCAATACCCTGATCCAGCGAAAAGATCTGGTAAAGACCAGTTCCCGGCCGGGGTGCACTCAGCTGATCAATTTTTTTCTGATCAACGACGACCTGTCTTTTGTGGATCTTCCCGGATATGGATATGCCAAGGTATCCAAAAAAATTCGTGCGGCCTGGCAGCCCATGGTGGAAACCTATCTGTCCAACCGTCCCAATCTGCTGGGCCTGGTGCTGATCATCGATATCCGCCGGGACCCCCAAGAAGAGGAACGGAATCTGGCCCAGTGGCTGATATCCAATCATATGCCGTTTCTGGTGGTGCTCACCAAAGCGGACAAACTGTCCAAAACCCAGCAGCAGAAACGGGCCGCTGCCATCAGTTCTCAGATGAACAGAAACACCAGCGAAGTGATCCTGTTTTCCGCCAAAACCCGGGTGGGCCGGGAAATCATACTGGATGAAATCGCAAATCTGATCACATGGTATGAGCCCGGCGAAGAGGAGACCGACTGA
- a CDS encoding pyridoxal phosphate-dependent aminotransferase, protein MKPATRCEQIKPFIVMDVMEKIHQMEAAGIDVVHMEIGEPDFDVPECVNRATRAALDCHATSYTHSLGDIRLREAIAQYHKDTYGTSVDPGQILVTSGTSPAMLLLFSALVNPGDEVIVSDPHYACYANFIHYVQGVPVFVQVFEDEGFVFTPEAIEARITSKTKAIFINSPSNPTGNVIPEDRMKEIVAVAEKHGLYIISDEIYHGLVYEGKEHSILEYTPHAFVLNGFSKLFAMTGLRLGYLIAPPAFVRALQVLQQNFFICANSVTQLAGVAALKEAENDTRKMKEIYNRRRLYMLQRLNDMGLEVKVPPTGAFYIFVNVKHISTDSYALAFDILEKAHIGVTPGVDFGANGEGYLRFSYANSMENLTLGMDRMASYLATVS, encoded by the coding sequence ATGAAACCAGCCACACGGTGTGAACAGATCAAACCGTTCATCGTCATGGACGTGATGGAAAAGATTCATCAGATGGAGGCCGCAGGGATCGATGTGGTCCACATGGAGATCGGTGAACCGGACTTTGATGTGCCTGAATGTGTGAACCGGGCGACCCGGGCCGCCCTGGACTGCCATGCCACCAGCTATACCCACAGCTTAGGCGATATCCGGCTGCGGGAAGCCATTGCCCAGTATCACAAAGATACCTATGGCACGTCCGTGGATCCGGGACAGATTCTGGTGACCTCCGGGACATCTCCTGCCATGCTGCTGCTTTTTTCCGCGCTGGTGAATCCCGGCGATGAAGTGATCGTGTCTGATCCCCATTATGCCTGTTATGCCAATTTTATCCATTATGTTCAAGGCGTGCCCGTGTTTGTCCAGGTATTTGAGGATGAAGGATTCGTGTTTACCCCGGAAGCCATTGAGGCCAGGATCACTTCGAAAACCAAAGCGATTTTCATCAATTCCCCTTCCAATCCCACCGGAAACGTGATTCCTGAAGACCGGATGAAAGAAATCGTGGCCGTTGCGGAAAAACACGGATTGTATATCATTTCCGATGAAATCTACCATGGACTGGTCTATGAGGGCAAAGAGCATTCCATTCTGGAGTATACGCCCCACGCGTTTGTGCTCAACGGATTTTCCAAACTGTTTGCCATGACCGGCCTGCGCCTGGGATATCTGATTGCGCCGCCGGCATTTGTGCGGGCTTTGCAGGTGCTTCAGCAGAATTTTTTCATCTGTGCCAACTCCGTGACCCAGCTGGCAGGCGTGGCCGCGCTCAAAGAAGCTGAAAACGACACCCGGAAAATGAAAGAAATATACAACCGGCGCCGGTTGTATATGCTGCAACGGCTCAATGACATGGGGCTTGAAGTGAAAGTGCCCCCGACCGGCGCATTTTATATTTTTGTGAACGTGAAGCATATTTCCACGGATTCCTATGCCCTGGCCTTTGATATTCTGGAAAAAGCACATATCGGGGTGACACCGGGCGTTGATTTCGGGGCCAACGGGGAAGGGTATCTGCGGTTTTCCTATGCCAATTCCATGGAAAACCTCACCTTGGGCATGGACCGGATGGCTTCCTATCTTGCGACAGTGTCATGA